From one Bacteroides eggerthii genomic stretch:
- a CDS encoding nucleotidyl transferase AbiEii/AbiGii toxin family protein codes for MKGLAPHTLQVFEAVSKLDCIKPYLLVGGTALSLQMGTRQSEDLDFMKWRTSKTEKMEVAWYQIEKELAVIGDIQHKDILDIDHVEYLVSGVKFSFYACPKYSPVSMPVEYLNNLRLADVKSIGAMKMEVMLRRSNFRDYYDIYSILKSGVPINDLVSLALTYSGHTLKSKNLLAMLTNGSRFTRDYQFEQLAPIYAVTAQEIEDYIKFCLL; via the coding sequence ATGAAAGGTTTAGCTCCACACACGCTGCAAGTTTTTGAAGCCGTTTCTAAGTTGGATTGCATCAAACCCTATCTCTTGGTAGGTGGCACAGCTTTGTCATTGCAAATGGGAACTCGACAAAGTGAGGACTTAGACTTTATGAAATGGCGTACTTCTAAAACAGAGAAAATGGAAGTAGCATGGTATCAGATAGAGAAAGAACTCGCTGTAATAGGTGATATTCAGCATAAGGACATTTTAGATATAGACCATGTGGAATATTTAGTGTCTGGAGTAAAGTTCTCTTTTTATGCCTGTCCTAAATATTCTCCTGTCAGTATGCCTGTGGAATATCTGAATAATCTCAGATTGGCAGATGTAAAGTCTATTGGAGCTATGAAGATGGAGGTGATGCTACGCAGGAGTAACTTTCGTGATTATTATGATATTTATTCCATCTTAAAGTCTGGTGTACCTATCAACGATTTGGTATCTTTAGCCCTTACTTACTCTGGACATACATTGAAATCCAAGAATCTGTTGGCTATGCTCACCAACGGCTCTCGTTTTACAAGAGATTACCAGTTTGAGCAACTTGCACCTATTTATGCTGTAACTGCTCAAGAAATAGAAGATTATATAAAGTTTTGTTTATTATAA